In Oceanispirochaeta sp. M1, the sequence CTGTCACTGCCAGAGAGAACCCGGAGCTAACATGGGGCAATACAAGGGCTGAGGTTCTATGGCATGCCCAGAATTCGATGCTGGAGATTGCCGATTATGCCCGCGATTATTTTGAGGATGAAGATGAGGCCTCCCGTATGCTGGAACGTATTATTGCCATTTCAAGAAATGCACAGCTGGAGATGCCGGATGACCCTTTTCTCCCGGAGCTTATCTATCAGGAACTTCTGGCCCGTCTTTATATGGAGGACTGGGATACCATGATTACTCTCTGTGAGACCCTGATGTTCGCCTGGCCCGACTACAGAATGATGTGGGCCATTGAAGACTTTTATGAATCTGCTCTTGAAGAGAAAGATGAAATAGAGAATTAGAAGCAGCAGGACTTATCTGCTTTTTCTGAGGGGTTTTTTCTTTTTCTTTTTTTTCTTTTTAATTGAGTAACCGAAGTGTCCCAGGGGCGGTTTAAGGCCACAGTATTTCCCGTGGGCACTGGCAATCAGCCCGGCTCTCTGCATGTCAAAAGCTCCGCTTTCTGCATCAAGGTAACTCTCATCAACACTGACCGAGAGTACTTCCGCCAGAAACATATCATGACTGCCAAGCTCTTTTATCTCAATGACCCGACATTCAATAGCCACAGGAGATTCTGCAATCAGGGGAGCATTCACGACGGCTGCCTTTTCAGGGGTCAGTCCGCACTCTTTAAATTTATCAAATTCTCTACCCGATTTAACACCGCACCAGTCTGTGGCTGCAGCCATCTTCTCGGTGCTGAGGTTGATAACGAATTCTTTTTCCCGGGAGATTATCTCATGGGAGAGCCGTTCTTTTCTGAGTGATATGTAACAGAGGGGAGGATTGGTACAGACCGTTCCTGTCCACGAGACGGTGATCAGGTTGTAATCTTCTTCTTTTCCACCGCAGCTCACTAGAACCGCAGGTATGGGAAATATCATATTTCCCGCCTTCCAGTTTATCCTACCCATATCATGCTTTTTTGAAACAGAGGTATTCGGCATAATTGACAGGTATTACTGACTCTTTGCCGTCCATCAAAACTGTCAATTCACCATTGGATTTCTCTTTGACTGTCATATGC encodes:
- a CDS encoding flavin reductase family protein, which codes for MIFPIPAVLVSCGGKEEDYNLITVSWTGTVCTNPPLCYISLRKERLSHEIISREKEFVINLSTEKMAAATDWCGVKSGREFDKFKECGLTPEKAAVVNAPLIAESPVAIECRVIEIKELGSHDMFLAEVLSVSVDESYLDAESGAFDMQRAGLIASAHGKYCGLKPPLGHFGYSIKKKKKKKKKPLRKSR